One Carassius auratus strain Wakin unplaced genomic scaffold, ASM336829v1 scaf_tig00050540, whole genome shotgun sequence DNA segment encodes these proteins:
- the LOC113089627 gene encoding patr class I histocompatibility antigen, A-5 alpha chain-like isoform X3, producing the protein MLKAKIHHLQFVCTVFTKPDGFSGRVFSAVGLYDDRQISHYSSEEGTWKRDGLIGEIWRNTEEPHDIKVWFLHEVNTLANCTISTCERLITLQRRIGCEVDKHPDGSVINVNAFDEYRYDGEDFIAFSYDTMQWTEKSPKAKETKLMWDTDRFHNMYLHSYLKNCMDWISRFNVSISTPPALHMFTSEAPRDQSKLILTCLATGFDPKHIDMKIKLNQIELKPFSSTGVRPNDDQTFQLRTSVEINRDEKQSYECHVLHNGQTLETKWDLESRQHYWTAVAVGNCVFAVLVIMSITYKTRRLNGQMNCNGSTRSENVLRRPQEAR; encoded by the exons ATGCTTAAGGCCA AGATACACCATCTCCAGTTTGTTTGCACTGTCTTCACCAAACCTGATGGGTTCTCCGGTCGTGTGTTCAGTGCTGTGGGTCTGTATGATGACCGACAGATCTCTCACTACAGCAGTGAAGAAGGAACGTGGAAAAGAGACGGTCTGATTGGAGAAATCTGGAGAAATACTGAAGAACCTCACGATATTAAAGTCTGGTTTCTACATGAAGTTAACACTCTTGCAAACTGCACAATCTCTACATGTGAAC gCCTCATTACACTACAGAGGAGAATCGGTTGTGAGGTGGATAAACATCCAGATGGTTCAGTGATAAATGTGAATGCGTTTGATGAGTACAGATATGATGGAGAGGATTTCATTGCCTTTAGTTATGACACAATGCAGTGGACTGAGAAAAGTCCAAAGGCTAAAGAAACCAAATTGATGTGGGACACTGACAGATTTCACAATATGTATCTCCACTCCTACCTCAAGAACTGCATGGACTGGATCTCCAGATTTAATGTCTCGATCAGCA CTCCTCCGGCTCTTCACATGTTTACATCAGAAGCTCCTCGTGACCAAAGCAAGCTGATTCTGACCTGTCTGGCCACTGGCTTCGACCCCAAACACATAGACATGAAGATCAAACTGAACCAGATTGAACTCAAACCCTTCAGCTCTACAGGAGTCCGACCCAACGATGATCAGACCTTCCAGCTGAGAACCAGCGTGGAGATAAACAGAGACGAGAAACAGAGTTATGAGTGTCACGTCCTTCATAACGGTCAGACACTTGAAACAAAATGGG ATCTGGAATCTAGACAGCATTACTGGACAGCAGTAGCTGTAGGGAATTGTGTGTTTGCAGTTCTAGTCATCATGTCTATAACCTACAAAACCAGACGTTTAAATG GGCAGATGAACTGTAATGGTTCAACCAGAAGTG AGAATGTATTACGAAGGCCTCAAGAAGCAAGATAA
- the LOC113089627 gene encoding major histocompatibility complex class I-related gene protein-like isoform X1: MWHSCDNDAIDKRGHARQWPVNFFTEMDIYTLDLVFVFILDVHCEIHHLQFVCTVFTKPDGFSGRVFSAVGLYDDRQISHYSSEEGTWKRDGLIGEIWRNTEEPHDIKVWFLHEVNTLANCTISTCERLITLQRRIGCEVDKHPDGSVINVNAFDEYRYDGEDFIAFSYDTMQWTEKSPKAKETKLMWDTDRFHNMYLHSYLKNCMDWISRFNVSISTPPALHMFTSEAPRDQSKLILTCLATGFDPKHIDMKIKLNQIELKPFSSTGVRPNDDQTFQLRTSVEINRDEKQSYECHVLHNGQTLETKWDLESRQHYWTAVAVGNCVFAVLVIMSITYKTRRLNGQMNCNGSTRSENVLRRPQEAR, encoded by the exons ATGTGGCATTCGTGTGATAATGACGCTATAGACAAACGCGGGCATGCTCGCCAGTGGCCGGTAAATTTTTTTACCGAAATGGACATTTACACACTCGATTTGGTTTTTGTGTTTATCCTTGATGTACACTGTG AGATACACCATCTCCAGTTTGTTTGCACTGTCTTCACCAAACCTGATGGGTTCTCCGGTCGTGTGTTCAGTGCTGTGGGTCTGTATGATGACCGACAGATCTCTCACTACAGCAGTGAAGAAGGAACGTGGAAAAGAGACGGTCTGATTGGAGAAATCTGGAGAAATACTGAAGAACCTCACGATATTAAAGTCTGGTTTCTACATGAAGTTAACACTCTTGCAAACTGCACAATCTCTACATGTGAAC gCCTCATTACACTACAGAGGAGAATCGGTTGTGAGGTGGATAAACATCCAGATGGTTCAGTGATAAATGTGAATGCGTTTGATGAGTACAGATATGATGGAGAGGATTTCATTGCCTTTAGTTATGACACAATGCAGTGGACTGAGAAAAGTCCAAAGGCTAAAGAAACCAAATTGATGTGGGACACTGACAGATTTCACAATATGTATCTCCACTCCTACCTCAAGAACTGCATGGACTGGATCTCCAGATTTAATGTCTCGATCAGCA CTCCTCCGGCTCTTCACATGTTTACATCAGAAGCTCCTCGTGACCAAAGCAAGCTGATTCTGACCTGTCTGGCCACTGGCTTCGACCCCAAACACATAGACATGAAGATCAAACTGAACCAGATTGAACTCAAACCCTTCAGCTCTACAGGAGTCCGACCCAACGATGATCAGACCTTCCAGCTGAGAACCAGCGTGGAGATAAACAGAGACGAGAAACAGAGTTATGAGTGTCACGTCCTTCATAACGGTCAGACACTTGAAACAAAATGGG ATCTGGAATCTAGACAGCATTACTGGACAGCAGTAGCTGTAGGGAATTGTGTGTTTGCAGTTCTAGTCATCATGTCTATAACCTACAAAACCAGACGTTTAAATG GGCAGATGAACTGTAATGGTTCAACCAGAAGTG AGAATGTATTACGAAGGCCTCAAGAAGCAAGATAA
- the LOC113089627 gene encoding major histocompatibility complex class I-related gene protein-like isoform X2, giving the protein MWHSCDNDAIDKRGHARQWPVNFFTEMDIYTLDLVFVFILDVHCEIHHLQFVCTVFTKPDGFSGRVFSAVGLYDDRQISHYSSEEGTWKRDGLIGEIWRNTEEPHDIKVWFLHEVNTLANCTISTCERLITLQRRIGCEVDKHPDGSVINVNAFDEYRYDGEDFIAFSYDTMQWTEKSPKAKETKLMWDTDRFHNMYLHSYLKNCMDWISRFNVSISTPPALHMFTSEAPRDQSKLILTCLATGFDPKHIDMKIKLNQIELKPFSSTGVRPNDDQTFQLRTSVEINRDEKQSYECHVLHNGQTLETKWDLESRQHYWTAVAVGNCVFAVLVIMSITYKTRRLNGQMNCNGSTRSENIQHQQIP; this is encoded by the exons ATGTGGCATTCGTGTGATAATGACGCTATAGACAAACGCGGGCATGCTCGCCAGTGGCCGGTAAATTTTTTTACCGAAATGGACATTTACACACTCGATTTGGTTTTTGTGTTTATCCTTGATGTACACTGTG AGATACACCATCTCCAGTTTGTTTGCACTGTCTTCACCAAACCTGATGGGTTCTCCGGTCGTGTGTTCAGTGCTGTGGGTCTGTATGATGACCGACAGATCTCTCACTACAGCAGTGAAGAAGGAACGTGGAAAAGAGACGGTCTGATTGGAGAAATCTGGAGAAATACTGAAGAACCTCACGATATTAAAGTCTGGTTTCTACATGAAGTTAACACTCTTGCAAACTGCACAATCTCTACATGTGAAC gCCTCATTACACTACAGAGGAGAATCGGTTGTGAGGTGGATAAACATCCAGATGGTTCAGTGATAAATGTGAATGCGTTTGATGAGTACAGATATGATGGAGAGGATTTCATTGCCTTTAGTTATGACACAATGCAGTGGACTGAGAAAAGTCCAAAGGCTAAAGAAACCAAATTGATGTGGGACACTGACAGATTTCACAATATGTATCTCCACTCCTACCTCAAGAACTGCATGGACTGGATCTCCAGATTTAATGTCTCGATCAGCA CTCCTCCGGCTCTTCACATGTTTACATCAGAAGCTCCTCGTGACCAAAGCAAGCTGATTCTGACCTGTCTGGCCACTGGCTTCGACCCCAAACACATAGACATGAAGATCAAACTGAACCAGATTGAACTCAAACCCTTCAGCTCTACAGGAGTCCGACCCAACGATGATCAGACCTTCCAGCTGAGAACCAGCGTGGAGATAAACAGAGACGAGAAACAGAGTTATGAGTGTCACGTCCTTCATAACGGTCAGACACTTGAAACAAAATGGG ATCTGGAATCTAGACAGCATTACTGGACAGCAGTAGCTGTAGGGAATTGTGTGTTTGCAGTTCTAGTCATCATGTCTATAACCTACAAAACCAGACGTTTAAATG GGCAGATGAACTGTAATGGTTCAACCAGAAGTGAGAACATACAGCATCAACAGATCCCCTGA